A window from Argopecten irradians isolate NY chromosome 3, Ai_NY, whole genome shotgun sequence encodes these proteins:
- the LOC138318348 gene encoding ankyrin repeat and EF-hand domain-containing protein 1-like, whose protein sequence is MPVAQTRLETLQVCKLLQCVRMKEKNQIEKMTVNGIPHLINYNDASEGLTALGVAAAANDDEMIEFLLELGAHPDVPDFKGRTAAMRAAEFGHVQCLEKLTKAGADMKSIDLEGKGILFYCISPTERHAKCLEIAVLNGAEPNNMSREGIPVFMFACETAAENEDACLLLLEKGSDPNGKQEKTGKTCLMAAALSGSVKVVRAILEAGGDVNVLDIQHTHAAHYAALTGGFEVLACMSAYGAEFDQCNNKGNTPIHNAALNGHAMCCKFLSQRGCNPKPKNNDGETAKSLAKEKEHKEAGKELRKAEKSFGKVGKNNEPWAIVLYDWVMERSQKILNSFKRYDPDEKGTIHKDEFSDTLVGMTAPAEEADIAKVMTLHDKARDGNIDYNDFFTGKKWINKNYLMSAFEGKKKKKKKGGKGKGKKGKFKLAMPICTAEDGPRTYGGAPPEMFIERHIHFTDTGRFDRDRPPKHPLQDDSAWYLQHPEKMYININDATKNGDFDSLKGAFQRGTPVDTRDKYYKTPLMVACAIGNIDMVKFLLESGAYINARDNFKWTPLHHACHAGQLDIVSYLLDNGAELEAHTMNGGTPLTRAIESSRENLVTYLVDRGAKLQTENKKGHAPLDIANAWADPRVLEFMQARCEGLPTGDKKGKGKGKGKRGQKSARPTSVPPPDKENTGPIPFSASGEDIPSRQRKGSILRAASALASGVDEEEDITYVPLKAWTKQPTSQELIQEKQVRRDRYGWEVDFPDFEMPFLKNVTKKNIAMGDDDD, encoded by the exons ATGCCTGTCGCACAAACAAGGCTCGAGACCTTACAGGTCTGTAAATTGTTACAATGTGTTCGAATGAAAGAAAAGAATCAGATAGAAAAGATGACAGTGAATGGCATTCCTCATCTCATCAATTATAATGATGCCTCAGAAGGACTCACAGCTTTGGGAGTGGCAGCTGCTGCCAATGATGATGAAATGATTGAGTTTCTCTTAGAACTTGGAGCACATCCAGATGTTCCTGATTTCAAAGGGCGCACAGCGGCCATGAGAGCGGCAGAGTTTGGCCATGTTCAGTGCCTAGAAAAGTTAACAAAGGCTGGAGCAGACATGAAGTCTATTGATTTAGAAGGAAAAG gtattttattttactgtatatctcCTACGGAAAGACATGCCAAGTGTTTGGAAATAGCTGTGTTAAATGGTGCTGAACCTAATAATATGTCACGAGAAGGAATCCCAGTTTTTATGTTTGCATGTGAAACAGCAGCAGAGAATGAAGATGCTTGTTTGCTGCTTCTGGAAAAGGGTTCTGATCCCAATGGCAAACAAGAG AAAACTGGGAAAACCTGTTTGATGGCTGCTGCCCTAAGTGGTAGTGTGAAGGTCGTCAGAGCCATACTAGAAGCCGGAGGAGATGTGAATGTGTTAGATATCCAGCACACTCACGCTGCTCACTACGCGGCCCTGACTGGAGGATTCGAGGTGTTGGCATGTATGTCAGCGTATGGAGCAGAGTTTGATCAGTGTAACAACAAAGGCAACACACCTATACACAATGCTGCTCTCAACGGCCACGCCATGTGCTGTAAATTTCTCTCACAAAGAG GTTGTAATCCAAAACCAAAGAACAATGATGGCGAGACTGCAAAATCATTAGCCAAAGAAAAAGAGCATAAAGAGGCAGGGAAGGAGTTACGGAAAGCAGAGAAATCTTTTGGAAAAGTAGGAAAGAACAATGAGCCTTGGGCAATAGTGTTATATGACTGGGTAATGGAGCGTTCACAGAAAATCTTGAATTCTTTTAAAAGATATGATCCAGATGAGAAAGGAACAATTCATAAGGATGAGTTTTCTGATACTCTTGTGGGGATGACCGCCCCAGCGGAGGAGGCAGACATAGCTAAAGTGATGACGCTTCACGACAAAGCAAGAGATGGAAACATTGACTATAATGACTTTTTCACAGGGAAAAAATggataaataaaaattatctcATGAGTGCATTCGAAggtaaaaagaaaaagaagaagaagggTGGTAAGGGAAAGGGTAAGAAAGGTAAATTTAAGTTGGCCATGCCAATCTGTACGGCTGAGGATGGACCTAGGACTTATGGTGGGGCTCCACCAGAAATGTTTATAGAAAGACACATACATTTTACTGACACTGGTCGGTTTGACCGTGATAGACCTCCGAAACATCCTTTACAGGACGACTCAGCGTGGTATCTCCAGCATCCAGAGAAGATGTACATCAATATCAACGATGCAACAAAGAATGGTGATTTTGATTCACTGAAAGGTGCCTTCCAGAGAGGTACACCGGTCGACACTAGggataaatattataaaactcCACTTATGGTGGCATGTGCCATTGGAAACATCGACATGGTTAAGTTCCTACTGGAAAGTGG GGCGTACATCAATGCCAGGGACAACTTTAAGTGGACACCCCTCCATCATGCCTGTCACGCGGGCCAACTGGACATTGTGTCATACTTGTTGGACAATGGAGCAGAGTTAGAGGCCCACACCATGAACGGAGGAACACCACTGACTCGTGCAATAGAGAGCTCCAGGGAGAACTTAGTCACCTACCTCGTGGATCGTGGTGCCAAGCTCCAAACCGAAAACAAGAAAG GTCACGCTCCTCTAGACATAGCCAATGCGTGGGCTGACCCTCGAGTCCTGGAATTCATGCAGGCTAGATGTGAAGGTTTGCCTACAGGTGACAAGAAAGGAAAAGGGAAAGGAAAGGGTAAAAGAGGCCAGAAATCGGCCCGACCTACCTCTGTACCACCTCCGGACAAGGAGAATACTGGACCA ATTCCATTCAGTGCTTCGGGTGAGGACATTCCATCACGTCAGAGGAAGGGGTCTATATTGAGGGCAGCATCTGCCTTGGCTAGCGGAGTGGATGAGGAAGAGGACATTACGTATGTCCCACTAAAGGCCTGGACAAAACAGCCGACATCACAGGAGCTGATCCAGGAGAAGCAGGTCCGCAGGGACAGATACGGCTGGGAGGTCGACTTTCCTGACTTTGAAATGCCCTTCCTTAAAAATGTAACAAAGAAAAACATTGCTATGggagatgatgatgattaa